The Magnolia sinica isolate HGM2019 chromosome 11, MsV1, whole genome shotgun sequence DNA window GGAAATCGCTGGCCTGGACCTGTGGATCAAAGATCTGATAGCACTGCCTTTTGAGTTCTTCAAAAGGATAATCGCATCCCTAAGAAGACAAGGAATGAAGGagaaatatgtgggacccatgatAGCATTTTACGCTACCAAATGGGTGCTGTCGAAGAAGACCCACCAGTTTTGGGAGAACGCAGCTGACGAAAAGGGGGCCCATGACGCAAGTAACAAAATTTCCGTCATCCTGCAAGGTATAGTCGACTTGTTGCCAATCTCGGAGAAGGCTACTAAAGTGATTCCAGTCGGGTTCTACTTCGCCTTGCTTTCAAGATCATTGGATCTTGGTTTAAGCAACAAAAGCAACATGAAGTTACAAGATCAGATTGTGTCAATGTTACACTTAGCAAGGGTGGATGATTTTCTCCTTCCTGAAAATGGCATGGGGTCCACTGCGTCCAGCATGGAATTAGAAACAATGGAGAGGATTGTTTCCATTCGAGTATCATCTGAtgcagaggtgggccacaccccttTGGGTAGTATTAGTGTTGTTGCAGAACTATGGGATGGGTATCTTCGCCGAATCGCCCTTGATCCGAATTTGGCACCCAGAAGATTCATGGAACTCATCGAGATCGTACCGATATCAGATCGGCAGACCCACAATAATCTTTACAGAGCAGTGGCCACCTTCCTAAAGGTATTATTTCGAGAACTTCAcgttatgatcttatgaatctTTCATGTTCATGAAGCGGAATGCTTACCTGCAGGCAGCCTGTCTGCAAGCACCAAACAGTAAGTGCCTCCCATGTGTACCAAAGACGCCCATTTGTGTGTGATCCAGGCTGTCTGTCAGATGGGCCATGCCACGAATGTTCTCTGGACTAAAAATCAGATTGACCCACTTATCAGATAGACTGACTCTGTACAAAGATGGACAGATAAGAAATGATAACCAGCCATCCACATTCAACAAACACGATTGCCCGCCAGATAAGTGGGCTGGCCGAGTTATGCTTTTGGGGACCCAGGTTACACAGATGTTTATTGTATTAGTATGTGTAGTGTACAGTGCCTGAGTTTGGCAATTGCAGATGCATACGCACATGTAGCATTCCTCTTAcaaagaagaatctaaatcttCGAATATTGGCTACTATGAATTTTCAGGAACACCCAGACATAACCCACGAAGAGAAGTCATCTGTCTGCAAATACCTCAACTGCCAGAAGCTATCACAGGAGACATGCATCGAAGCAGTCCAAAACGAGCTGATGCCACTGCGTCTAATAGTCCAAGCTCTATTTGTACAGCAGCTCAATACACACCAAGCCTTCAAAGACTGCTCAGAATCGTTCAGATACACACATTGCAGCGAGCCATCAGGAAGCCTTTCAAGCTCGAGATACCAGCTCCCCAAGAGCCAGAATCTTGGAGAAAGCCCATGTAAACAAGGCAACCAAGAAGGAGAAACAGTCAATATGCCCTTGGGTTACTTGATACAGAAAGATCTTCCTTTACAAAGTTCGGAACTTGATAAAGACGATCTTGAGTCCACGAGCTTTAGAATTCAAAGCCTCGAACAAGAACTCATGTCCTTGAAAAGAACCCTTCAACAACAGAGCACCTCAAAGGGATCACAGCAGTTCCCAGGAAAAACGAAGAGCTTTAGAATATCAGGCTTAGAGGCAAGATCAGCGAGTAAGAAGGGAAAGCCACTTAGCCAAACTAGCAGTTGTATTGGTTCCGTGAATTGGGCTACTCAAAGAAGGTATGTGGGTAGGATACTGAAGATATTTCGGAAGATGGCCTTGTTTGGAAGAGGCAAATCAAAGAGAAAACAGGTTGCTTCAGGTCTTTCAGATGGCCCAAGTCCTTGTAACAGGACACAAGACATGCATGAGATGTACGGCTGTTGAATCACTTCACACGGAAGAGCTTTTTTTCCATTTTACAGAGAAAAACACCATAATACGATCAACATAAACACGCTAACATATGGATAGACATAGATGCGTGCAAGAACATAGATAATGCATGAACACATGCATGCTTTTATGCAGACATGTATAAaagcttgtgtgtgtgtgtacatgcatGTAACATATTTCTCCTTGAGGAAAGCCGTTGTTTCGCATTAGTTTTCCTTGCATGCACTTAACGGGTAATCTACCATTATCAACATATAAATGCCCCAGAGCATTACATACTTTTTTCTGGTATTGTTAACTGCAAACATGAAGATACAGTTCCAAGTTTCTGAAAGATTCAAGAAACTGGTTTATGCTATAAGTGATTCATTAGACAAAGGGAGCTAATCCagtcatggttaaaagactcggcaACTTGAACTGATTCGTTCAGCCCTGACTGGAGTCAGGACTTGCCCAAGTTAGGTCTGAATCAGCCTAACTCGTCCAAGTCTAGGTTGATTCATGGTATCAAACCATTTTGGGTCCAACCAAGTCCAAGTTGACTCGGACGAATCACATCAGACTcatccaagtcttaaaaccatggatcTAGTACCTCTGAGGCATGGGAAATACCATGCCTACTTCTCACTGCCGTACGTGTTGCATACGTGGAAAAAATCAGAAACATTCATCCAGTAGGTCCAATagaaatgggccacaaccaaaaaCCATTCTTTGGATGGTCCTTGCCCTTTAATCAGTGGCATACAAATGGACACTAAAAGTAAAAAAATTCAGAAATGGCTCTCATTCAAAAAAAGGATAATCTATTAGATAGTTTGAATAGTCCATCATGGTTTAAAGACTTAGCGACTCAACCCAACTCATTTGGCCCTGAGAGTAAGGGCTGAATCAGTCCAACTCAGGGT harbors:
- the LOC131219530 gene encoding BTB/POZ domain-containing protein At5g48130; its protein translation is MDSAVSKERSLILSPFSSPTAGELLRRKIQAWTQESGSPVSTHVRVSDRIFDLHEPPLLLKSGYFKRALAGSKACELPDEFPGGSDIFEMVVLFIYGSSSLIDPFNVAALRCAAEFLEMTEDHCSCNLCERADLYLNQVVLQSWDDTLIVLQKCQMLLPWAEDLLIVGRCVESLAFMSCMEILDPEQRRDRPVVTLHSLVGRAWDCKTAMEIAGLDLWIKDLIALPFEFFKRIIASLRRQGMKEKYVGPMIAFYATKWVLSKKTHQFWENAADEKGAHDASNKISVILQGIVDLLPISEKATKVIPVGFYFALLSRSLDLGLSNKSNMKLQDQIVSMLHLARVDDFLLPENGMGSTASSMELETMERIVSIRVSSDAEVGHTPLGSISVVAELWDGYLRRIALDPNLAPRRFMELIEIVPISDRQTHNNLYRAVATFLKEHPDITHEEKSSVCKYLNCQKLSQETCIEAVQNELMPLRLIVQALFVQQLNTHQAFKDCSESFRYTHCSEPSGSLSSSRYQLPKSQNLGESPCKQGNQEGETVNMPLGYLIQKDLPLQSSELDKDDLESTSFRIQSLEQELMSLKRTLQQQSTSKGSQQFPGKTKSFRISGLEARSASKKGKPLSQTSSCIGSVNWATQRRYVGRILKIFRKMALFGRGKSKRKQVASGLSDGPSPCNRTQDMHEMYGC